The following coding sequences are from one Hymenobacter sp. DG25A window:
- a CDS encoding HTTM domain-containing protein, producing MPRAAAFFQNPFALDLRALGLLRIALAAVLLTDLAIRSTDLEAHYANMGVLPLHALFANCWTPYQFSLHTSSGLWQVQALLFLVAAGFAAALMLGYHTRWMTVLSWLMLVSVQNRNPLILQGGDDLLRMLLFWGMFLPWGRCYSLDARRKPLPASFTYFSAATVAYIVQLALLYWCTALLKNGPEWTQDGTALYYALSLDQILMPVGRLLYPHSELLRLLTFGAYYTEMLLPFALFIPFRVAWWRMLFVTVLFLFHIGISLTLFVGLFYLINLASLLALLPASALAVLERHGLPPLQRLQQRAALHTAAWRSRIASWPRPLSLQVQATWHGHRGSRQLLRSLREGLVLGLLVYICWWNVDSVAPTRRLFSDQSRWLGYLFRLDQHWGMFAPTVFKDDGWYILEATTTDGRRLDLNHGGAPVNYRKPASVVSLFANDRWRKYSENYLFINNAYMRPYFCHYLLRIWQEKLPATPIRQLEVVYMKEVSLPNYQVANPKREVLCTCAAAVPGKP from the coding sequence ATGCCGCGTGCCGCTGCTTTCTTCCAGAATCCGTTTGCGCTGGATTTGCGGGCACTGGGGCTGTTGCGTATTGCCCTGGCGGCCGTGCTGCTGACTGACTTAGCCATTCGCAGCACCGACCTGGAGGCGCATTACGCAAACATGGGTGTGCTGCCCCTGCATGCGCTGTTTGCCAATTGCTGGACACCCTATCAGTTCTCCCTGCATACCAGCAGTGGGCTGTGGCAGGTGCAGGCTTTGCTGTTTTTAGTGGCGGCCGGGTTTGCTGCCGCCCTGATGCTGGGCTACCACACCCGCTGGATGACGGTGCTGTCGTGGCTGATGCTGGTTTCAGTACAAAACCGCAACCCGCTTATTCTGCAGGGTGGCGACGACTTACTGCGGATGCTACTCTTCTGGGGCATGTTTTTGCCCTGGGGCCGGTGCTACTCGCTTGATGCGCGGCGCAAGCCACTGCCGGCTTCCTTCACGTATTTCAGCGCCGCCACGGTGGCGTATATCGTGCAGCTGGCGCTGCTGTACTGGTGCACCGCGCTGTTAAAAAACGGCCCGGAATGGACGCAGGACGGCACCGCCCTCTACTACGCGCTCAGCCTCGACCAGATTCTGATGCCGGTAGGCCGGCTGCTGTACCCGCATAGCGAGCTACTACGCCTGCTCACTTTTGGCGCCTACTACACTGAAATGTTACTGCCCTTTGCGCTGTTTATCCCTTTCCGGGTAGCCTGGTGGCGCATGCTGTTCGTTACCGTGCTTTTCCTTTTTCATATTGGTATCAGCCTGACGTTGTTTGTGGGGCTGTTTTACCTGATCAACCTGGCCTCCTTGCTGGCACTACTGCCGGCTTCCGCGCTGGCGGTGCTGGAACGGCACGGGTTGCCGCCATTGCAACGTCTGCAGCAGCGGGCCGCCTTGCACACTGCCGCCTGGCGGAGCCGCATAGCCAGTTGGCCCCGCCCACTTAGCCTGCAGGTGCAAGCTACCTGGCACGGGCACCGCGGTAGCCGGCAGCTGCTGCGCAGCCTGCGCGAGGGGCTGGTGCTGGGCCTGCTGGTGTATATCTGCTGGTGGAATGTGGATAGCGTGGCACCCACGCGCCGACTGTTTTCGGACCAGAGCCGCTGGCTGGGCTACCTGTTCCGGCTGGATCAGCACTGGGGTATGTTTGCGCCCACGGTGTTTAAGGATGATGGCTGGTATATTCTGGAGGCTACAACCACCGATGGCCGGCGCCTGGATTTAAACCACGGTGGCGCCCCGGTAAACTACCGCAAGCCCGCCTCCGTAGTGAGCCTGTTTGCGAATGACCGGTGGCGGAAGTACTCCGAGAATTACTTGTTCATCAACAACGCCTATATGCGGCCCTACTTCTGCCACTATCTGCTGCGCATCTGGCAGGAAAAGCTGCCTGCCACGCCTATCCGGCAGCTGGAGGTTGTGTATATGAAGGAGGTTTCCCTGCCCAACTATCAGGTGGCGAACCCTAAGCGGGAAGTGCTGTGCACCTGCGCTGCTGCCGTGCCGGGCAAGCCGTAA
- a CDS encoding thiol-disulfide oxidoreductase DCC family protein — protein sequence MTVSPAIVLFDGVCNLCNGFVQFVIEHDPAGHFHFAALQSPEGQALLEAHGHAVPAGEPDSVLLLENGRLYSHSTAALRIARQLTWPWRWGYAAIWLPQRLRDAVYRWVARHRYQWFGKQEACWLPTPELRARFLAG from the coding sequence ATGACAGTTTCCCCGGCCATTGTTTTATTTGATGGAGTCTGTAATCTGTGCAACGGGTTTGTGCAGTTTGTGATTGAGCACGACCCCGCCGGCCATTTCCATTTTGCTGCTCTGCAGTCACCGGAGGGGCAGGCCCTGTTAGAGGCGCATGGCCATGCCGTGCCGGCCGGCGAGCCGGACTCAGTGCTGCTGCTGGAAAACGGGCGGCTGTACTCACATTCCACGGCGGCGTTGCGCATTGCCCGGCAGCTTACCTGGCCCTGGCGCTGGGGCTACGCCGCCATCTGGCTGCCGCAGCGCCTGCGCGATGCCGTGTACCGCTGGGTGGCCCGCCACCGCTACCAGTGGTTTGGCAAACAGGAGGCCTGCTGGCTGCCCACCCCGGAGTTGCGCGCCCGTTTTCTGGCCGGCTAA
- a CDS encoding zinc-binding alcohol dehydrogenase family protein produces MQALVLDGINQPLQLRDVPPPSAGPGELLVQVHAAALNHRDVWIQKGQYAGLRFPCILGSDGAGLVSAVGEGVSADWLGQKVLINPGHNWGENPRAQGKAFTIVGLPEQGTFAEYLRVPAQYVHPMPPHLTFAQAAALPLAGVTAYRAVFTRAGLQANERVLVTGIGGGVALLAMQMAVARGAQVWVTSGSEEKIARAVALGAQGGINYKTEGWAMALAKEAGGPFDVIVDSAAGPAFAQLVDVAAAGGRIVFYGGTLGAIPQLPPAKIFWKQLSILGSTMGTEQDFAELLALVTEHQLKPVVDEVLPLDEGESAMRRMDNGQQFGKIVLQIMAQ; encoded by the coding sequence ATGCAAGCACTTGTTCTCGATGGCATCAACCAGCCCCTGCAGCTCCGTGACGTTCCCCCTCCCTCAGCCGGCCCCGGTGAGCTACTCGTGCAAGTGCATGCCGCCGCCCTCAACCACCGCGACGTCTGGATTCAGAAGGGCCAGTATGCCGGCCTGCGGTTCCCCTGTATCCTGGGCTCCGATGGGGCCGGCCTAGTATCGGCCGTAGGGGAGGGTGTTTCGGCTGACTGGCTGGGCCAGAAAGTCCTCATCAATCCCGGGCACAACTGGGGCGAGAACCCGCGGGCCCAGGGAAAGGCCTTTACCATTGTAGGGCTGCCCGAGCAAGGTACTTTTGCCGAATACCTGCGGGTGCCGGCCCAGTATGTGCACCCTATGCCGCCTCACCTCACGTTTGCGCAGGCAGCCGCCCTGCCGCTGGCCGGCGTTACGGCTTACCGGGCAGTCTTCACGCGGGCTGGTCTGCAGGCCAATGAGCGGGTACTGGTTACGGGCATTGGCGGCGGCGTGGCCTTGCTGGCCATGCAAATGGCTGTGGCCCGGGGCGCGCAGGTGTGGGTTACTTCCGGCTCGGAGGAGAAAATAGCGCGCGCCGTAGCATTAGGCGCGCAGGGCGGCATCAACTACAAAACCGAAGGATGGGCCATGGCTTTGGCCAAGGAAGCCGGCGGCCCCTTTGATGTCATTGTGGATAGCGCCGCTGGTCCGGCCTTTGCCCAGTTGGTGGATGTAGCTGCTGCGGGCGGCCGCATTGTATTCTATGGGGGCACGCTGGGTGCCATACCCCAACTGCCACCGGCCAAAATATTCTGGAAGCAGCTATCCATCCTGGGTTCTACCATGGGTACCGAGCAGGATTTTGCCGAGCTGCTGGCGCTGGTAACCGAGCACCAGCTGAAGCCGGTAGTAGATGAAGTGCTGCCCCTGGACGAAGGCGAATCAGCCATGCGCCGCATGGATAATGGCCAGCAGTTCGGGAAGATTGTGCTTCAGATTATGGCCCAATAA